The Lysobacter gummosus genome includes a region encoding these proteins:
- a CDS encoding sensor histidine kinase: MMHQFLTANRIELIARCREKVALRGTPAASEDELAHGISTFLDQLIKTLIVETTASPMQSRQVSGPSGGGRPNLSEIGESASQHGRELQYHGFTAEQVVHDYGDLCQAISDLAVERGQAIEVDEFRTLNRCLDNAIASAVTEFGYQRDFVVADQQAMHLNERLGFFAHELRNQLCTATLALSIIKQGNVGLSGATGGVLDRALLGLGNLIDRSLAEVRMTAGLPVQHHLFSLADFIAELKLSASLEAQVSECRLTVSEVDPLLAVDVDRDLLLSAAGNLLQNAFKFTHPRSEVTLNAYALADRILIDVQDHCGGLPAGFVEDMFRPFVQGAEDRSGLGLGLSIARRSVEANGGVLSVRDVPGSGCIFTINLPRHALAANSSH; this comes from the coding sequence ATGATGCATCAATTCCTCACCGCCAATCGCATCGAGTTGATCGCACGCTGCCGTGAGAAGGTCGCCCTGCGCGGTACGCCCGCGGCATCCGAAGACGAATTGGCGCATGGGATCAGTACCTTCCTCGACCAGCTGATCAAGACGCTGATCGTGGAGACGACGGCCTCGCCGATGCAAAGCCGACAGGTTTCCGGCCCCTCCGGCGGCGGCCGGCCGAATCTTTCCGAGATCGGCGAATCGGCGAGCCAACACGGCCGGGAGTTGCAGTATCACGGATTCACCGCGGAGCAGGTCGTGCACGACTATGGCGATCTTTGCCAGGCCATTTCAGATTTGGCCGTCGAACGCGGGCAGGCCATCGAGGTGGACGAATTCCGCACGCTAAACCGTTGTCTGGACAACGCGATCGCCAGCGCGGTGACCGAATTCGGTTATCAGCGCGATTTCGTCGTCGCCGACCAGCAGGCCATGCACCTCAATGAACGACTGGGCTTTTTCGCTCATGAGCTGCGCAATCAACTTTGCACCGCCACCTTGGCGCTTTCGATCATCAAGCAAGGCAATGTCGGTTTGTCCGGCGCCACCGGCGGAGTACTCGATCGCGCGCTGCTGGGATTGGGCAATTTGATCGACCGCTCGCTGGCGGAGGTCCGGATGACCGCCGGGCTGCCTGTGCAGCACCATTTGTTTTCGTTGGCCGATTTCATCGCCGAACTCAAGCTGTCGGCGTCGCTGGAAGCGCAGGTGTCCGAATGCAGACTGACCGTGTCGGAGGTTGATCCTTTGCTGGCCGTGGACGTGGATCGCGATCTGTTGCTGTCGGCCGCCGGCAACCTGTTGCAGAACGCATTCAAGTTCACCCATCCGCGCAGCGAGGTAACCCTCAATGCCTACGCCTTGGCCGATCGCATTCTGATCGACGTGCAGGATCATTGCGGGGGTTTGCCGGCAGGATTCGTCGAAGACATGTTCCGCCCGTTCGTTCAGGGCGCCGAGGACCGCAGCGGACTGGGACTGGGGTTGTCGATCGCAAGGCGCAGCGTCGAGGCCAACGGCGGTGTCCTCAGCGTCCGCGACGTGCCGGGATCGGGCTGCATTTTTACGATCAACTTACCGCGGCACGCGCTTGCGGCGAACTCGTCACACTGA
- a CDS encoding membrane-bound PQQ-dependent dehydrogenase, glucose/quinate/shikimate family, translated as MLSAYAWAIALVGAALAYEGAQLVAAGGSWYYVLAGVAVLVSGVLIALRRRAGFWLFGATSAATIAWALWEVGLDGWALIPRLAWISVLGLVLLPLWVAAKRWKAPPSGLGYALVSAVLPLAGAALIFGPLLYPSTIELAAPAAQANPAPFSRATVNSPDGNVAANHDAGNWTAYAGSNLSNHYTPGDQITPDNAKNLKLAWEFHTGDLKPAGSSLGYAFQNTPLKVGDLLYICTPTQKVIAVDAATGQERWRFDPKTDPKAMAGVAATTCRGVSYYQAPPGTTECPTRIFWPMVDGRLGALDARTGKLCTGFGQQGFVDLNAGTGNTKPGFVGPTSPPVVMRGVVIQPTGQVRDGQERDAPSGVVRAFDAISGQLRWAWDLGNPAITAEPPPGQTYTRSTPNVWTLMAADDELGLVYLPTGNASGDFFGKERTPQEEEYTATLVAVDALSGKERWHFRTINHDLWDYDLGPQPNLVDWPMADGSVRPAVIQATKSGQVFVLDRATGAPIMPVRQIPVPQGTDHGDWTAKTQPVSPGMPNTVGAPSKTYETLKESDAWGITPFDQLACRIQFKKLRYEGMFTPPSLQGSLSYTGNHGGINWGGVAVDLRRGIMVMNSNRLPYTENVYPREEMNKLGVVSVFNGKSKTPGYMAQEGLAYGARKEPWMSPLNTPCVAPPWGYISGVDLRTQEVIWRRPLGTGYDQGPMGIPSYMKFELGTPNNSGSLATAGGVTFVGASLDNFMRGFDTRTGALLWETRVPAGPQAAPMSYTIDGKQYIVAAVGGHDRMETKPGDSVIAWTLPDEAAKAK; from the coding sequence CTGTTGTCGGCCTACGCCTGGGCGATCGCCCTGGTCGGCGCGGCGCTGGCTTACGAAGGCGCGCAACTGGTCGCCGCGGGCGGCTCCTGGTACTACGTACTCGCTGGCGTCGCGGTGTTGGTGTCCGGCGTGCTGATCGCACTGCGCCGGCGCGCCGGATTCTGGCTGTTCGGCGCGACCTCGGCGGCGACCATCGCCTGGGCCTTGTGGGAAGTCGGCCTGGACGGGTGGGCGCTGATTCCGCGCCTGGCCTGGATTTCGGTGCTGGGCCTGGTGTTGCTCCCGCTGTGGGTGGCGGCGAAACGCTGGAAGGCGCCGCCGTCCGGACTCGGCTATGCCCTGGTCAGCGCGGTGCTGCCGCTGGCGGGCGCGGCGCTGATCTTCGGGCCGCTGCTGTATCCGTCCACGATCGAGCTGGCCGCGCCGGCCGCGCAGGCCAACCCCGCGCCTTTCAGCCGCGCCACCGTGAACAGCCCGGACGGCAACGTCGCCGCCAATCACGACGCCGGCAACTGGACCGCTTACGCCGGTTCCAACTTGTCCAATCACTACACGCCCGGCGATCAGATCACTCCGGACAACGCGAAAAACCTGAAGCTGGCCTGGGAGTTCCACACCGGCGATCTGAAACCGGCCGGTTCCAGCCTGGGCTACGCCTTCCAGAACACGCCGCTCAAGGTCGGCGACTTGCTCTACATCTGCACGCCGACGCAGAAAGTCATCGCGGTGGACGCCGCCACCGGCCAGGAGCGTTGGCGCTTCGATCCCAAGACCGATCCGAAGGCGATGGCCGGCGTCGCCGCCACCACGTGTCGCGGCGTGTCGTATTACCAGGCCCCGCCGGGCACCACCGAATGCCCCACACGCATCTTCTGGCCGATGGTCGATGGCCGTCTCGGCGCGCTCGACGCGCGCACCGGCAAGCTGTGCACAGGTTTCGGCCAGCAGGGCTTCGTCGATCTCAACGCCGGCACCGGCAACACCAAGCCCGGCTTCGTAGGCCCGACCTCGCCGCCGGTGGTGATGCGCGGCGTGGTCATCCAGCCCACCGGACAAGTGCGCGACGGCCAGGAACGCGACGCGCCCTCGGGCGTGGTGCGCGCCTTCGATGCGATCAGCGGCCAATTGCGCTGGGCCTGGGACCTGGGCAATCCGGCGATCACCGCCGAACCGCCGCCGGGCCAGACCTATACACGCTCCACGCCGAACGTGTGGACGCTGATGGCGGCCGACGACGAACTGGGCCTGGTCTATCTGCCGACCGGCAACGCCTCGGGCGATTTCTTCGGCAAGGAGCGCACGCCGCAGGAAGAGGAATACACCGCGACCCTGGTCGCCGTGGACGCGCTCAGCGGCAAGGAGCGCTGGCACTTTCGCACCATCAATCACGATCTGTGGGATTACGACCTGGGCCCGCAACCCAATCTGGTCGATTGGCCGATGGCCGACGGCTCGGTGCGGCCGGCGGTGATCCAGGCGACCAAGTCCGGGCAAGTATTCGTGCTCGATCGCGCCACCGGCGCGCCGATCATGCCGGTCCGGCAGATTCCGGTTCCGCAGGGCACCGATCACGGCGACTGGACCGCCAAGACCCAGCCGGTGTCGCCGGGCATGCCCAACACCGTCGGCGCGCCCAGCAAAACCTATGAAACGCTGAAGGAATCCGACGCCTGGGGCATCACCCCGTTCGATCAGCTGGCCTGCCGCATCCAGTTCAAGAAGCTGCGCTACGAAGGCATGTTCACCCCGCCGAGCCTGCAAGGTTCGCTGTCGTACACCGGCAATCACGGCGGCATCAACTGGGGCGGCGTCGCGGTCGATCTGCGCCGCGGCATCATGGTGATGAACAGCAATCGCCTGCCCTACACCGAGAACGTCTACCCGCGCGAGGAAATGAACAAGCTCGGCGTGGTGTCGGTGTTCAACGGCAAGAGCAAGACGCCCGGCTACATGGCGCAGGAAGGCCTGGCCTACGGCGCGCGCAAGGAACCGTGGATGTCGCCGCTCAACACCCCGTGCGTGGCGCCGCCGTGGGGCTACATCTCCGGCGTCGATCTGCGGACGCAGGAAGTGATCTGGCGCCGGCCGCTCGGCACCGGTTACGACCAGGGGCCGATGGGGATTCCCTCGTACATGAAGTTCGAACTCGGCACGCCGAACAACAGCGGCTCGCTGGCCACCGCGGGCGGCGTGACCTTCGTCGGCGCCTCGCTGGACAACTTCATGCGCGGCTTCGACACCCGCACCGGCGCGCTGCTATGGGAGACCCGCGTGCCGGCCGGACCGCAGGCCGCGCCGATGAGCTACACCATCGACGGCAAGCAATACATCGTCGCCGCGGTCGGCGGCCACGACCGCATGGAAACCAAGCCGGGCGACAGCGTGATCGCGTGGACGTTGCCGGATGAGGCGGCCAAGGCGAAATAG
- a CDS encoding MFS transporter encodes MYSLPLPQERRLLWLLMLTQFTLIMDFMVMMPLGPQIMHALHVSPAQFAAAVSAYSICAGLSGLLAATYIDRFDRRKLLLAMYALFAVSNLACALADSYALLLASRAFAGISGGVLSSIIMAIIADVVPAQRRGVATGTVMTSFAIASVLGVPAGVLLGAHFHWSAPFWLLVALSVLVWIGGSRLVPPLNQHLSRLPVPLSQALPNLFKLFASSRHLNAFALTLMLTTSQMLVIPFISPMLVANHGIDPAQLSWMYMAGGVAAFFTSRLIGRLADRYGKQLVYRIAVVVSLLPVLFITHLPAVGFVAMLMFFPFFMVSMNGRMVPLQALQTTVPQAAQRGAYLSANSAMMSLGTGLGAWLGGLMLSTDASGHIVGYGTVGWIAAALALCSAWWVGRVTSAEEPPLAAPLPMAEERGGAV; translated from the coding sequence ATGTACTCGTTACCCCTTCCCCAAGAGCGCCGCCTGCTGTGGCTGCTCATGCTGACCCAGTTCACTCTCATCATGGATTTCATGGTGATGATGCCGTTGGGTCCGCAGATCATGCATGCGTTGCATGTGTCGCCGGCGCAGTTCGCCGCCGCGGTGTCGGCCTATTCGATCTGCGCCGGCCTGTCCGGCCTGCTCGCCGCCACCTATATCGACCGTTTCGACCGGCGCAAACTGCTGCTGGCCATGTACGCGCTGTTCGCGGTCTCCAACCTGGCCTGCGCGCTGGCCGACAGCTACGCCTTGCTGCTGGCTTCGCGCGCGTTCGCCGGCATCAGCGGCGGCGTGCTCAGCTCGATCATCATGGCGATCATCGCCGACGTGGTGCCCGCGCAGCGACGCGGCGTCGCCACCGGCACGGTGATGACCTCCTTCGCGATCGCCTCAGTGCTCGGCGTTCCGGCCGGGGTGCTGCTGGGCGCGCACTTCCACTGGTCGGCGCCGTTCTGGCTGCTGGTGGCCTTGTCGGTGCTGGTTTGGATCGGCGGCTCGCGCCTGGTGCCGCCGCTGAATCAGCATCTGTCGCGGCTGCCGGTGCCGTTGAGCCAGGCCTTGCCGAATCTGTTCAAGCTGTTCGCAAGCTCGCGCCACCTCAACGCCTTCGCCTTGACCTTGATGTTGACCACCTCGCAGATGCTGGTGATTCCCTTCATCTCGCCGATGCTGGTCGCCAACCACGGCATCGACCCGGCGCAGCTGTCGTGGATGTACATGGCTGGCGGCGTGGCGGCGTTCTTCACCTCGCGCCTGATCGGGCGCCTGGCCGACCGCTACGGCAAGCAGTTGGTGTACCGGATCGCGGTGGTGGTGTCGTTGCTGCCGGTGTTGTTCATCACCCATCTGCCGGCGGTCGGTTTCGTCGCGATGCTGATGTTCTTCCCGTTCTTCATGGTGTCGATGAACGGCCGCATGGTGCCGTTGCAGGCGTTGCAGACCACGGTCCCGCAAGCGGCGCAACGCGGCGCCTACCTCAGCGCCAACAGCGCGATGATGTCCCTGGGCACCGGCCTGGGCGCGTGGCTCGGCGGCTTGATGCTGAGCACCGACGCCAGCGGCCACATCGTCGGCTACGGCACGGTGGGCTGGATCGCCGCCGCGCTCGCGCTGTGCTCGGCGTGGTGGGTCGGCCGCGTCACTTCGGCCGAGGAGCCGCCGCTGGCGGCGCCGCTGCCGATGGCGGAAGAGCGCGGCGGCGCGGTGTGA
- a CDS encoding siderophore-interacting protein, with protein sequence MQQPDDLAVVRVRHPLKLRLLRVARVQAVTPHLRRVTLSGEDLHDFASASFDDHVKVFFPAPGQDRPVLPELGANGLSYAADAPRPVVRDFTPRRFDPDALELDIEFALHDAGPATAWAMQAQVGQYLGIGGPRGSRVIPPGFDWHLLIGDDTALPAIARRVQELPATTLAIAVVEVADASARIDFASAATLQILWCYRNASSANGEELLRAVSELPLPTGEGYVWAAGESSAIRAVRQHLLGERGIDKSRLHASGYWKRGAQDVHDHFED encoded by the coding sequence ATGCAACAACCCGACGATCTGGCAGTCGTGCGCGTCCGCCATCCGCTGAAGCTGCGTCTGTTGCGCGTGGCGCGAGTGCAGGCGGTGACGCCGCATCTGCGCCGCGTCACCCTGAGCGGCGAGGATCTGCACGACTTCGCCTCCGCTTCGTTCGACGATCACGTCAAAGTGTTTTTCCCCGCGCCCGGGCAGGATCGCCCGGTACTGCCGGAGCTGGGCGCCAACGGCCTGAGCTACGCCGCCGATGCGCCGCGGCCGGTGGTGCGCGATTTCACCCCGCGACGTTTCGACCCGGATGCGCTTGAACTCGACATCGAGTTCGCCCTGCACGACGCCGGCCCGGCCACGGCGTGGGCGATGCAGGCGCAGGTCGGGCAGTACCTCGGCATCGGCGGCCCGCGCGGCTCTCGCGTGATTCCGCCCGGATTCGACTGGCATCTGCTGATTGGCGACGACACCGCCTTGCCGGCGATCGCGCGGCGTGTGCAGGAGCTGCCGGCGACGACGCTCGCCATCGCGGTGGTGGAAGTCGCCGATGCGAGCGCGCGCATCGATTTCGCCAGCGCCGCGACCTTGCAGATTCTGTGGTGCTACCGCAACGCTTCATCCGCGAACGGCGAGGAATTGCTGCGCGCGGTGAGCGAACTGCCGCTGCCCACTGGCGAAGGCTATGTCTGGGCCGCCGGCGAATCCAGCGCGATCCGCGCCGTGCGCCAGCATCTGCTCGGCGAACGCGGCATCGACAAATCGCGCCTGCACGCGTCGGGTTACTGGAAGCGCGGCGCGCAGGACGTGCACGACCATTTCGAAGACTGA
- a CDS encoding PadR family transcriptional regulator, with protein MFRHLLHGQRWPFDFESFSRFDRASCHPFSETAGRHHRGGGRGGRGGFGPGPGGGGFPGGFDGGDGFPRGRKFTSDDLQSLLLALLEDQPSHGYELIKALQTRSNGFYSPSPGMVYPALTYLEELGYVTVEVEGNRKRYALAEPGRAHLAANRERVDMMFAKLTHIARKMDSVRRALAGEDPNDPGEDGWLPELINARRALKTALFRHENVPVAEQRRIAEILRRATREIEGGND; from the coding sequence ATGTTTCGTCACCTCCTGCATGGCCAACGCTGGCCCTTTGATTTTGAAAGCTTTTCGCGCTTCGACCGGGCGTCCTGCCATCCCTTCTCCGAGACCGCGGGCCGTCATCACCGCGGCGGTGGCCGCGGCGGCCGGGGCGGTTTCGGACCGGGTCCGGGCGGCGGCGGTTTTCCGGGTGGCTTCGATGGCGGCGACGGTTTCCCGCGCGGCCGCAAGTTCACCTCCGACGATCTGCAATCGCTGCTGCTGGCCCTGCTGGAAGACCAGCCCAGCCATGGCTACGAATTGATCAAGGCGCTGCAAACGCGTTCGAACGGTTTCTACAGCCCCAGCCCCGGCATGGTGTATCCGGCGCTGACTTATCTGGAAGAACTGGGTTACGTCACCGTCGAAGTCGAGGGCAACCGCAAGCGATACGCGCTCGCCGAACCGGGCCGCGCGCATCTGGCCGCCAACCGCGAACGCGTCGATATGATGTTCGCCAAGCTGACGCATATCGCCCGCAAGATGGATTCGGTGCGGCGCGCGCTGGCCGGCGAAGACCCGAACGATCCCGGCGAAGACGGCTGGCTGCCGGAGTTGATCAACGCCCGGCGCGCGCTGAAGACCGCGTTGTTCCGCCACGAAAACGTGCCCGTCGCCGAGCAGCGCCGGATCGCCGAAATCCTGCGGCGGGCGACGCGCGAAATCGAAGGCGGCAACGACTGA
- a CDS encoding LysR family transcriptional regulator — translation MNKLPDLEAWAIFAKVAETGSFARTAVEFGLSQATVSKAVTRLETRLKTVLFHRTSRRMSLTESGRGALERASRILAEGEAVEAEITAQAKSPSGQVRIAVPMSFGIAHLSPLLPEFMRRYPDIALEIVFDDGVTDLVGGGYDLALRISALADSSLLARRLCGVRIVLVGSPGYFEAHGRPTHPRQLTEHRALLYTYSRFGNAWRFTHKRHGDFSISLPAPLRVNNAEALNPALLAGLGLALQPEFLVWRELRSGKLEAAMPEWSPPPIALHIVTPPGRMRPQRVQALIDYLARKFEKAPWADPAG, via the coding sequence ATGAACAAGCTGCCCGACCTGGAAGCCTGGGCGATCTTCGCCAAAGTCGCCGAGACCGGTTCCTTCGCCCGCACCGCGGTCGAGTTCGGGCTGTCGCAGGCGACCGTGTCCAAGGCGGTCACCCGCCTGGAAACGCGCCTGAAGACGGTGCTGTTCCATCGCACCTCGCGGCGCATGTCGCTGACCGAAAGCGGACGCGGTGCGCTCGAGCGCGCCAGCCGCATCCTCGCCGAGGGCGAGGCGGTGGAAGCGGAAATCACCGCGCAGGCCAAGAGCCCGAGCGGGCAGGTGCGCATCGCCGTGCCGATGTCGTTCGGCATCGCCCATCTGTCGCCGCTGCTGCCCGAGTTCATGCGCCGCTATCCGGACATCGCCCTGGAAATCGTGTTCGACGACGGCGTCACCGATCTGGTCGGCGGCGGCTACGACCTGGCGCTGCGGATCTCGGCGCTGGCCGATTCGAGCCTGCTGGCGCGGCGTCTGTGCGGCGTGCGCATCGTGCTGGTGGGCTCGCCGGGGTATTTCGAAGCCCATGGCCGGCCGACGCATCCGCGCCAACTCACCGAGCACCGCGCCTTGTTGTACACCTACTCGCGGTTCGGCAATGCCTGGCGTTTCACTCACAAGCGCCACGGCGATTTCTCGATCAGCCTGCCGGCGCCGCTGCGGGTCAACAACGCCGAAGCTTTGAATCCGGCGTTGCTGGCGGGGCTGGGACTGGCGCTGCAGCCGGAATTCCTGGTCTGGCGCGAACTGCGCAGCGGCAAGCTGGAAGCGGCGATGCCGGAGTGGTCGCCGCCGCCGATCGCGCTGCACATCGTCACCCCGCCCGGGCGCATGCGGCCGCAGCGGGTGCAGGCCTTGATCGACTATCTGGCGCGCAAGTTCGAAAAAGCGCCGTGGGCCGATCCGGCCGGTTGA
- a CDS encoding pirin family protein: MIEHRPYQSLGGANHGWLDAKHHFSFSSYRDDARMGWGALRVWNDDTIQANSGFPPHSHADMEIITYVREGAITHQDNLGNRGRTEAGDVQVMSAGTGIQHAEYNLEPETTRIFQIWIIPDQRGGAPTWGSKPFPKSDRSGRFVVLASGIEGDHDTLPIRADARVLGLTLAAGESAEYVFGEGRYGYLVPSTGTVEVDGLRLQARDGAAIRDQASIRVTAIEDAELVLVDTAG, from the coding sequence ATGATCGAACATCGCCCTTACCAAAGCCTCGGCGGCGCCAACCACGGCTGGCTCGACGCCAAGCACCACTTCTCGTTCTCCAGCTACCGCGACGACGCACGCATGGGCTGGGGCGCGCTGCGGGTCTGGAACGACGACACCATCCAGGCCAACAGCGGCTTTCCGCCGCATTCGCACGCCGACATGGAAATCATCACCTACGTCCGCGAAGGCGCGATCACCCACCAGGACAACCTCGGCAACCGCGGCCGCACCGAGGCCGGCGACGTGCAGGTGATGAGCGCGGGCACCGGCATCCAGCACGCCGAATACAACCTGGAGCCCGAGACCACGCGCATCTTCCAGATCTGGATCATTCCCGATCAGCGCGGCGGCGCGCCGACCTGGGGCAGCAAGCCGTTCCCCAAGAGCGATCGCTCCGGCCGCTTCGTCGTATTGGCCAGCGGCATCGAAGGCGATCACGACACCCTGCCCATCCGCGCCGATGCGCGCGTGCTCGGCCTGACGCTGGCCGCCGGCGAATCGGCTGAGTACGTATTCGGCGAAGGACGCTACGGCTATCTGGTGCCGTCCACGGGCACGGTCGAAGTCGATGGCCTGCGCTTGCAGGCGCGCGACGGCGCGGCGATCCGCGATCAGGCCTCGATCCGGGTCACCGCGATCGAAGACGCCGAGCTGGTGCTGGTCGATACCGCGGGCTGA
- a CDS encoding DUF6929 family protein translates to MIDLQPLRELRFAAGRALPDRLSAASGIVAAGEFLYVIADDELYLGVFDLAGQRDGEWLRIFDGELPEQAAARKASKPDLEALVRLPAFSGYPHGALLALPSGSKPNRRTGVLLGLDDAGALRGEPRRVDLSALYAPLQRGLPALNLEGAVVCAQELVLLQRASGDHPHNALIRFPLASLLHALGADGEPRLPELPANVQRVELPRIEGVALGFTDAAALADGRLVFSAVAENVHDTYNDGPCVGAAVGIVALDGQLQHLDFVRPVRKIEGIAAQHDGAFIDLLLATDADDRGAAGVLYSARLALAEPAGLAR, encoded by the coding sequence ATGATCGATCTGCAACCGCTGCGCGAGCTCAGGTTCGCGGCCGGGCGCGCCCTGCCCGATCGCCTCAGCGCGGCCAGCGGCATCGTCGCCGCGGGCGAGTTCCTGTACGTGATCGCCGACGATGAGCTGTATCTGGGCGTGTTCGACCTGGCCGGACAACGCGACGGCGAATGGCTGCGCATCTTCGACGGCGAACTGCCCGAGCAAGCGGCCGCGCGCAAGGCGAGCAAACCCGATCTGGAAGCGCTGGTGCGGTTGCCGGCGTTCTCCGGTTATCCGCACGGCGCCTTGCTGGCGCTGCCCTCCGGCTCCAAGCCCAACCGCCGGACCGGTGTATTGCTGGGTCTGGACGATGCCGGCGCCTTGCGCGGGGAGCCGCGGCGCGTGGATCTGTCCGCGTTGTACGCACCGTTGCAGCGTGGCTTGCCCGCGTTGAATCTCGAAGGCGCGGTGGTGTGCGCGCAGGAGCTGGTGCTGTTGCAGCGCGCCAGCGGCGACCATCCGCACAATGCCCTGATCCGCTTTCCCCTGGCCTCGCTGCTGCATGCGCTGGGCGCCGATGGCGAGCCGCGCCTGCCCGAGTTGCCGGCGAACGTACAGAGGGTGGAGCTGCCGCGGATCGAAGGCGTCGCGTTGGGCTTCACCGACGCGGCGGCCTTGGCCGACGGCCGGCTGGTCTTCAGCGCGGTCGCGGAAAACGTCCACGACACCTATAACGACGGCCCCTGCGTCGGCGCGGCGGTCGGCATCGTCGCGCTCGACGGGCAGTTGCAGCATCTGGATTTCGTGCGGCCGGTGCGCAAGATCGAAGGCATCGCCGCGCAACACGACGGCGCCTTCATCGACCTGCTGCTGGCCACCGATGCCGACGATCGCGGCGCGGCGGGCGTCCTGTACAGCGCGCGGCTCGCGCTCGCGGAGCCGGCCGGGCTGGCGCGCTGA
- a CDS encoding LysR family transcriptional regulator, translating to MDQLSAMRAYRSIVESGSFTKAAERLDTSHTSLSRQLAQLEAHLGVRLLNRNSRGLTTTEAGAHYYRDCIDILERLDAAQQRLSGDAAQPSGVLRLSLPHAIGALELAQWLPGFMQRHPRIDLDLSCDDRMVDLIKGGFDMAIRVSGPLADSGLVARELAVSERVLVAAPQYIAQHGLPRAVADLREHQLLTYAGDGAALQLSSPHGDDGSVSTGERLRLDSIVALHAAVMAGQGIAALTYLTVHGDLAAGRLLRILPQHDAGRRHYFALYPHARALPAKVRVFTEFMRAHYATMRQGAG from the coding sequence ATGGATCAATTGTCAGCCATGCGCGCTTACCGGAGCATCGTCGAATCCGGAAGCTTCACGAAGGCCGCCGAACGCCTGGATACCAGCCACACCTCGCTGTCGCGCCAGCTCGCGCAGCTGGAGGCGCACCTGGGCGTGCGCCTGCTCAACCGCAACAGCCGCGGCCTCACCACCACCGAGGCCGGCGCGCACTACTACCGCGACTGCATCGATATTCTCGAACGGCTGGACGCGGCGCAGCAACGATTGAGCGGCGATGCGGCGCAGCCGTCGGGCGTGCTGCGCCTGAGCCTGCCGCATGCGATCGGCGCGCTGGAACTGGCGCAGTGGCTGCCCGGTTTCATGCAGCGCCATCCGCGCATCGATCTGGATCTGTCCTGCGACGATCGCATGGTCGATCTGATCAAGGGCGGCTTCGACATGGCGATCCGCGTCAGCGGGCCGCTGGCCGACAGCGGTCTGGTCGCGCGCGAGCTGGCGGTGTCCGAGCGCGTGCTGGTCGCCGCGCCGCAGTACATCGCCCAGCACGGCCTGCCGCGCGCGGTCGCCGATCTGCGCGAACATCAGCTGTTGACGTATGCGGGCGACGGTGCGGCGCTGCAATTGAGTTCGCCGCACGGCGACGACGGCAGCGTCAGCACGGGCGAGCGATTGCGGCTGGATTCGATCGTCGCCCTGCACGCGGCGGTGATGGCCGGGCAGGGCATCGCCGCGCTGACCTATCTGACCGTGCACGGCGATCTCGCCGCCGGGCGTCTGCTGCGAATATTGCCGCAGCACGACGCCGGCCGGCGCCATTATTTCGCCTTGTATCCGCACGCCCGCGCGCTGCCGGCCAAGGTGCGCGTCTTCACCGAATTCATGCGCGCGCATTACGCGACGATGCGACAGGGCGCGGGCTGA
- a CDS encoding isochorismatase family protein gives MRISAFLGMAALGMAALGNIDAQAATPAPHPTIRDMAGAEPIAQLHADKTALLVIDFQNEYFPGGRMPIADGEAALRQTRRLLDFADAHHIRVIHVQHVLPAGAPVFADGGKTVAFHPDMQPRSGETVVKKDAVSVFAGASAAAIETALHEAGADTLIIAGLQTHACVAGAARDAAAKGYRVIVSSDASATRDLTLRDGSKVGHKQLHASALASIEDTFGDVMTTAQILALPVR, from the coding sequence ATGCGAATCTCTGCTTTTCTCGGAATGGCCGCGCTTGGAATGGCCGCACTCGGCAACATCGACGCTCAGGCGGCGACGCCCGCGCCGCATCCGACTATTCGCGATATGGCCGGCGCCGAACCGATCGCGCAGTTGCATGCGGACAAGACCGCGCTGTTGGTCATCGACTTCCAGAACGAATACTTCCCCGGCGGGCGCATGCCCATCGCCGATGGCGAAGCCGCGTTGCGGCAAACCCGCCGCCTGCTGGATTTCGCCGACGCCCACCACATCCGCGTGATCCACGTCCAGCACGTGCTGCCGGCCGGGGCGCCGGTGTTCGCCGACGGCGGCAAGACGGTGGCGTTTCACCCCGATATGCAGCCGCGCAGCGGCGAGACGGTGGTGAAGAAGGATGCGGTCAGCGTATTCGCCGGCGCGTCCGCCGCCGCGATCGAGACAGCCTTGCACGAGGCCGGCGCCGATACCCTGATCATCGCCGGCCTGCAGACCCACGCCTGTGTCGCCGGCGCCGCGCGCGATGCGGCAGCCAAGGGCTATCGGGTGATCGTGTCCTCCGATGCCAGCGCCACCCGCGATCTGACCCTGCGCGACGGATCGAAGGTTGGCCATAAGCAACTGCACGCCTCGGCGCTGGCTTCGATCGAGGACACCTTCGGCGATGTCATGACCACCGCACAGATCCTCGCCCTGCCGGTGCGCTGA